The following nucleotide sequence is from Citrus sinensis cultivar Valencia sweet orange chromosome 6, DVS_A1.0, whole genome shotgun sequence.
GGTAATTTGAGTTGACCACGAATTTCAGCCCTTTTATGATTCCTACTTTTGTACTAGAATTTTCCAAAATATTTCACAAATCAAATCtcatcaaaaaattaaattgcatgaCACAGAGATATAGATGAAATGGGAATTCTGAGGTACCTAGGATATTTCCCAACTATCATTCTGGCTCGGATACCTCCTCTGAATCAGATAAGGGTAAGAGGGAACAAATCCCAAGCATATGTCCATTGAGGCACACATAATACTCGATGCAATCTTCATAAGCACCCAACCTGCAGCTGGCACTCTGTGGTATCATTTTGGCTTGTAACATGCTCCACAACTTTGCTTTGCAATAAGGACATGCTTCTGTTGGATGAAGCTGGGCCCCTCTCTTAATCAGCATCTTCCGAACCTTTGACATTTGGAACGACTTGAAAACTCCACGGAAGAATCCCACATCTCCTTCCTCCCCTTGGTCAAGATGCTCACAAGGATCAGAGACATATAACACATCAGTTCTGCATTGTGGCAAAAGGAAGCTCTTTCCTGATGTCCTAGAGAACCTGGTTTTGTTCACAAAATGACCAGGGATCTGAATGCTATTGAACAGGCCACCCTTCTTACATCCTGAACAGTAAATAAGCAGCTTCCCTAGTGCCCTCCAGTTCCCATCCACACTGTGACTTCCACTAGATTGCAGATCAACCATCATCTTTGGGGCCCTTGTTCGGCAAAACTCCTTCCATAATACTCTCTTGGCTAGATCATCAAACCATTTGCATGTACAGGATAAAGCAGCAATAGTCTTAGGGTTCCAGTTCATGTGTTGAAATACTAGGAAAATCACATCTTCACTAAGATGTCCTTTTGTGCATTGACAGCTTGCTGAGTGTACGCAGCGGTACTGCTTGGTTAGAATCATTGTTTCCACTCTCCACCTAGCATGAGAAAAAGCAGTGATCTTAAATTCTAGATTTACATGCCAAAAGACTTATATCAATTGCCATGTATCGTATATCGGAAACAAACAAAGTACCACAAGATGATGAACTCGAACTCATGCAATAAACCACGCCAAGTAAGCAATGAACTTTAGATCAGAGACAAAGTGCTTGAATGAATTGAACAAAACTAAAGCCTAACCAAGAGAAGGgactaaaaaaacaaaaaacaaaaaacaacatAAAGTCATGCAATGCAGCAAGTTAACTTCACTCCCGCGCATTGTAAAATGAAGAATAATgacttcaaaatttcaaaaatatttgaattccCAGCTGAATGTCTTATTACTTACTTATTACCATCTATTACAGCCTTTTCAAAGAGCTTGTACCATTCTATATTAGGATTTTTGGTACAAAATTTAGATACTATAAACCAAAAGATAGGCAAATTATCTTAGATTATCAATGCATGTTACTCAATGCAAAAACCTCAGGTCCAAATACCCTTTACATGAAAACTCTGAAGAGTCCAGAAGAAACTCCGAAGAGTCAATTAAACCAAAGAGAACGCATTTCATATCTTCACTCAATACCACTAAATCaacaattagaaaaaaaattaaaaaaaaaaaaagcttacaGCAACCTAccttaaatcaaaatcaaacacaaaaaagGCAGAGAAGCTGAAACTGAACTAGATCGTAATGAGCATGCAATCAAGACCAGAATTTTTCACCTCAGTTCATGAAGCTCCCCCTTTGCATGTCCTCAGAACCCAATAAAACTCGTCTctgcacaaaataaaatgaatccAGATTAGGGTTCAACATGTGCTAAGTATCAAACCAAAAATTCCCTAAAACTAAGCCAACAAAAATGCgagaaatttaaaagttacatgCAAGGACGAGTTggaaaattatacaaatttcaAAAGGGTAAATTGTCAAGAAAAAATTAGACTTACAGAGGAAGGAGGAGAGCAAATGCAGAGAAATGGCAgtgaagagagagaggaaagaAACTCTGGGCTTCAACATAGAAGGaagaaaatactaaatattgaAGGACAGGGATAAAGTCACTCGTCTGTTTTCTATATTTGTAACTGACAAGTGGTTTCACGTCACGTTTGCATGGTGACACGTCGGTGATTATGTGGCGCCAGCAAAGACTGAGTGTGGGAACCACTGTTGGTATTTGTCAGTGAGATGATTGGCGGTCACTTTAGACAAATGACTGTGACATGCTTGGGTGTCACCCACCATTTTTCActgttgtttgttttaaaatatatacatgcTTTGTGTGATTGCGTCCGGCCGTAATGCGAGGCCAATGCGGAAGTGCTTGCTGTACAGCCCACAGAGAGATTCTAAAACCCCACCTTTTTTTTCCATGTGTCATtatgtgaattttttattatattggtGAGATGttgtttttgtgtgtgtgtcacCTGTTCATTGGCCATCTTCCTTTTCCCTTCGGTTTTAGCGTGCGTATCCTGCGATTTTAACTGTATATAGTACGTTACTACGGGTGAAATTCTGAACCAACAAAGGGTTGTTGCAGCTGTAGAATGCAACTAGAGGTGGCAAACATGCCCTAATCAACTTGTTGTCTAAACTGAACAAACAGGTTCGGTTCAGGATTTTTGGAACAGTGCAAGCCTGTGTATATCTTAAGTTTGATGTTGCTTTGTCTTTCTTTTCAGTGTTTGATTTCAATCCCGCTAGGCGCAAAAATGGTTGAATTTAAATGCACAGATATAATTGATCTAATCAAAGGGATTTAATCAAAACAGTCTCTAATACcattttaaattaacattCGATCCAAAAACTTAAGCTAAACTGTAAAGCCGTAAAGGTAAGAACACATCAGTTTTGAAGGATTGAACTTTTTTGACATCTTCACCACCAAGGATGGCCATGGTCATACGAAAAGATTGAAAAGACTCTTCTTAATCAAAGAAACAGACAACTCGGCGCTTGAAACGATCATGCAACAAGcaataatatacaaaaatcAATCGTCAGCCATCATATTACAAGAGGAGAAAACTCAGCATATAGCAAACCAACAAGCAATTCATAGTCAGGAAGATTTTGtactccccccccccccaaaaagaaaaaaaggaaaagatgagtatatttgttttattcacAAGACGTGAATCAAACGAATTcgaagagaaaatgaaacacGCCCTCCAGCAAATTGTATACGAAGCAAGTCAAAGTCAGTACTGAAACAACTCTACTTGTTTCAACTGAAGCAATTACACAACTGAAGTTCCATTAGCTCGTCAATTCAATTCTCCATGTACAACCTTATATTTATTCCTTTCCATTCTTcctcaaaataaagaaacaaagaacAGTTAATGAAGGTGTCTTCAAACTCTAGGTGAGGACATTTGCAGAAGGTTTGCTCTCTTGGAGGGAGATCACAGTTTCAAAAGCACCCACCAAGGCCTTAACCTTACTTTTCCGAGTTTCAACAAGTTTACTTGCTGTTTGTTCGATGACATTGTTAAACAGAACCTGGGAATCTTTCTTCCCCTGCACATCTTGATGCCTCAAAACAACTTTTTGTGAACGAGGTTTGGTGCTATTCATCTCATCATCAACTCCTCTCTTCTTGAAGCTTCTTCTACTGTCAGCTTTGAGATTTTGATTCTGACCCAGTACTCTTCCTCGCCTGAACTTAAGCCTCCTTGGACAATTGCTCTCAGACTGAATGTCAACAATCTTTCCCCTCCTAAAATGCAATTTCATTGCTTCAGAATCCTTGTCCTCAGAATGAACCATCCCATACTTTTTAG
It contains:
- the LOC102616905 gene encoding EID1-like F-box protein 2; the protein is MILTKQYRCVHSASCQCTKGHLSEDVIFLVFQHMNWNPKTIAALSCTCKWFDDLAKRVLWKEFCRTRAPKMMVDLQSSGSHSVDGNWRALGKLLIYCSGCKKGGLFNSIQIPGHFVNKTRFSRTSGKSFLLPQCRTDVLYVSDPCEHLDQGEEGDVGFFRGVFKSFQMSKVRKMLIKRGAQLHPTEACPYCKAKLWSMLQAKMIPQSASCRLGAYEDCIEYYVCLNGHMLGICSLLPLSDSEEVSEPE